The genomic DNA GCTTTTTCATAAACCACTTCAAAATTTAAGGCAATACTTCCTTTTTCGGTTGTGTCGCTCCATAAGTAGTTTGTATTAGCATCTTTTAAAAACTGTGCTTCTGTACTTGTTCCGTTTGGTAAATACCATACATCTTTATGCATAGCTCCAGATAAAATAGTAGGTTTATTTTTTGCATTTAAGGCTAGTTTTTTAGCTTGAGTGTAATCTTTTTCAATTTTATTAAAAATAGAATCGGCCTGTTTTTCTTTGTTATATAAAGCACCAAAAAACTTAATCCATTCGGCTTTTGCCAATGGCGATTTTTCTACCCAATCACCATTATAAATTACTGGTATATTAGCTTTTTTAATAGTTTCTAAAGATTTACTTTTTCCATCTACACCAAAAGCGACTACAACATTAGGGTTAATATCTAAAAGTACTTCGGTGTTTATACCTTCATTTTTTCCTAATTCTCTAACAAAACTACTATCAATTCTAGTTCTTGTTTTTTCAGATGAAATATAATCTGTTCCCGGAAAACCAATTAGGGTTTCTTCAACATTTAAAAGCTCTAAAGCAGGAATGTGCGTTGTAGAGGTTACTACAATTTTTTCAATAGGTGTTATTAAAATACCATCGTACTCCTCTTTCATAAACGTAGTTTTAGCGGCTTCTTCTGCTGAAATTAGAACGTATTTAAAAGTTTGTGTACTGTTTGGCCATGGGCTTTTAATCTCTAAAATAGAATAGTTGCCGTTTTTTGTAATTGTAAAACCTTCAGCATAGGTATTTGTTTTGTTTTCACTTTTTTCAACATTTACGGGAGGTAATTTACGGTTAATGCTTTTATCTTCTTTACATGAGAATATTGAAATGGCAATAAAAAGGAATAGTATATTTTTCAAAAGCTTTGGTTTTTACAGTTCAAAAATAAGATTATTTAATCTTTTGTGTGTTAGATTAAACAAAAAGAGTAGATTTGCGTTGAATTTTGGTTCGACTTTGCAATTAAGCATGGTTGATTAAAAGGGAATCAAGTGCAAAACTTGAGCTGTTCCCGCAACTGTAATTTTATACTCAACTTGTTTGAGTACCTTTTTTAAGGGTGTTACTAACTTCAAAACCACTGGAAAACATTTCTGGGAAGGTATGGTAGCATTAAAAAAGTCAGGAGACCTGCCAAATTCATTATCAAAAAAATCTTCGGGAGAAAGATTTTAAGATTTATGAAAAAACGTATTCTATTTTTATTTGCAATTTTTTGTGGTTTAAGCTGTTTGGCTCAAACTAAGCTAGACTCTATTCAAAATTTAGATGAAGTTGTTTTAAATGATAATAAACTTATAGAAAATGGTAAAGGTTTTAAAATAACTGTTTTAAACGATTCTGTTTTAAGTAAAAACAATACCTCGTTTACAAACTTATTGCGTTTTAATTCTAATATTTATTTTAAAGAAAATGGTTTTGGAATGGTTTCTTCGCCATCTTTTAGAGGTACAAATGCATCTCAAACAGCAGTGATTTGGAATGGAATTTCTATTAACTCTCAACTTAATGGGCAAACCGATTTTAATACCATAAATACAAATAACATAAATAAAGTTGTTATTAGAAATGGCGGTGGAAGTGTACAATATGGAAGTGGCGCTATTGGCGGAAGTATTCACTTAGATAATACACTAAGTTTTAGTTCACATTTAAAAAATGATGTTAAACTTAATTACGGCAGTTTTGATAGTAAAAATGTAAGTCTTGTTACAGATTATGGAAGTGATAAATTCGCCTTTAATGTTGGAGTAAATTATATAGAATCTGACAATGATTATAAATATTTAGGTTTAGATCAAGTTAATGAAAACGGAGCTTTTAACAATTTAAGTTTTAGCGCTAATTTGGGATATTTTATTTCTGATAATGATGTAATTAAACTTTATCATCAGTCGTATTTGTCAGATAGAGAATTTTCTGGTACAACAGTAACTCCATCTAATAGTAAATATGAAGATAAAAACTCGAGATCTATGTTGGAGTGGTTTAGAACTGCATCTGCATATAAATCTTCGTTTAAAGTCGCATATTTAAAAGAACATTTTGAATATTACCAAAATAAAGATTCAGAATTCTTTTCTTTTGGAAAAGTTAATACGCTTGTGTTAAAACATAGTTTAGATTTTAATTTATCTAAAACACTGTCTGTAAAAAGTATTTTAGATTACAATTATTTTCAAGGTGAAGGCAGTAGTTTTGGTGAGCCAAATAGAAACGCATTTTCTGCTACAGGATTACTACAATACAACCCAAATAGTAAACTAAATATAGGCTTAAATATACGTCAAGACGTAACGTCTAATTTTAAAAGTCCATTATTGTTTTCTATTGATGGCGTTTATGGTTTTTCTAAATATTATAAGTTAAAAATTAATGCTTCAAAAAATTATAGAGTACCTACTTTTAATGATTTGTATTGGCAACCTGGAGGCAATTTAGATTTAGTTCCAGAGTCTTCTTACCAAATAGATTTAGGTCATGTACTTAATTATAAAGCCTTTCAATTTAACTTAAATACGTATTATATTTCTACTGAAGATTTAATACAATGGCAACCAGGCGCATCTGGTATTTGGTCACCAGAAAATATAGCAAAATCTCAAAGTTATGGAGTAGAAGCAGGATTAAATATTACAAAGACTTTTAATAAACAAGAGTTTATTTTTTCTTCTAATTATTCTTATACAGTATCTGAAAACGTTGAAACTAATAAGCAATTAATCTATGTGCCTTTTCATAAAGCAAACGCATCTATTGCTTATCGTTTTAAAAGGTTTTCTATGTTTTATCAGCATATGTTTAATGGCGAAGTATTTACAACTGCCGATAATTTAAAAGGTTCTTTTTATAGCTTAGAACCTTACGATGTTGCTAATTTAGGACTTAACTATAAAGTAATTAAAACAACAAAAAACCAATTGGATTTAAGAGTAAACATTGATAATCTTTTTAATGAAATTTATCAAAATGTAGCTTTTAGACCAATGCCAAACAGAAACTTTAATATTCAATTACACTATAAATTTTAAAACAATTATGAAAAAGATTATTTATTCAGTTTTAACATTAGCATTATTAGTAACTTCTTGCTCTAATGATGATGATTTAGCAACACCTTCTGAGCCTTTAGGAGCTTATGAAGATGGAATTATTGTAAGTTCTGAAGGTGGTCCATCTTCAATTTCTTATGTGTCTAACGATTTTTCTACTTCAGAAAATCAAGTATATTTTAATGTTAACGGTGAAAACTTAGGTGTGTATTTACAATCTGTTGGTTTTCATGAAGATAAAGCATATATAGTAGTAGATGCAGGAACCATTTCTGTAGTTAACCGTTATACTTTTGAAAATCTTGGAACGATTTCTACAGGTTTAAGTTTACCAAGATATATAGCGTTTAATGGAGATACAGCTTATGTGTCTGATTGGGCAGACCCAAATAATGCTACAGATGATTATATTGCTGTTGTAGATTTAAATTCTAATACTGTTACCAGTTCAATAGCTGTGTCTGAAGGTCCAGAACAAGTATTAGTAAACTCTAATAAATTATATGTTTCTCACAAAGGTGGATATAATACTAATAATGTAGTAACTGTAGTAAATACTGAAGACAATACAACAGAAACAATAACTGTAGATTCTAAGCCAGATGAAATGGCAATTAATAATGATGGAGATTTAATTGTATTATCTGGAGGAAACGAAAGTTGGACAGGTAATGAAACACAAGCATCAATTACAAAAATTGATATGTCTAATAATTCTATTATATCTTCTTTAGCTTTTGAAACAGGTTTACATCCAGGTTTAATGGCTTATAATAATGGTATGGCTTATTATATTGTAAATAATGAAGTGTTTGGATTAACAGATGATGCTACAACTTTACCAGCAACTCCATTATTCTCGGTATCTGCAGCTTATGCTTATGGATTATCTATTAAGGATAATAATTTATTTGTAACAGATGCAAGCTTTACAGAAAACAGTACTTTATTAATTTACGATATATTAACAGGAGCAGAGACAAATAGTTTTCCTGTAGGAATAGGTGCTTCAAAAATATATTTTAACTAATTGTTTTTTTTTAAACGATTAGAGTATAAAACCTATACTTTAAAAAAGCCTGCTATTTAGCAGGCTTTTTTATTATTCAGTAATTAAATCACA from Lacinutrix sp. 5H-3-7-4 includes the following:
- a CDS encoding ABC transporter substrate-binding protein is translated as MKNILFLFIAISIFSCKEDKSINRKLPPVNVEKSENKTNTYAEGFTITKNGNYSILEIKSPWPNSTQTFKYVLISAEEAAKTTFMKEEYDGILITPIEKIVVTSTTHIPALELLNVEETLIGFPGTDYISSEKTRTRIDSSFVRELGKNEGINTEVLLDINPNVVVAFGVDGKSKSLETIKKANIPVIYNGDWVEKSPLAKAEWIKFFGALYNKEKQADSIFNKIEKDYTQAKKLALNAKNKPTILSGAMHKDVWYLPNGTSTEAQFLKDANTNYLWSDTTEKGSIALNFEVVYEKAKTADLWLSPSYYTSLEALEEASQHYTKFDAFKNKQVYSFTNTTGKNGGVLYYELGTARPDLVLKDIIKVCHPELLENYEPFFFKKLD
- a CDS encoding TonB-dependent siderophore receptor, which gives rise to MKKRILFLFAIFCGLSCLAQTKLDSIQNLDEVVLNDNKLIENGKGFKITVLNDSVLSKNNTSFTNLLRFNSNIYFKENGFGMVSSPSFRGTNASQTAVIWNGISINSQLNGQTDFNTINTNNINKVVIRNGGGSVQYGSGAIGGSIHLDNTLSFSSHLKNDVKLNYGSFDSKNVSLVTDYGSDKFAFNVGVNYIESDNDYKYLGLDQVNENGAFNNLSFSANLGYFISDNDVIKLYHQSYLSDREFSGTTVTPSNSKYEDKNSRSMLEWFRTASAYKSSFKVAYLKEHFEYYQNKDSEFFSFGKVNTLVLKHSLDFNLSKTLSVKSILDYNYFQGEGSSFGEPNRNAFSATGLLQYNPNSKLNIGLNIRQDVTSNFKSPLLFSIDGVYGFSKYYKLKINASKNYRVPTFNDLYWQPGGNLDLVPESSYQIDLGHVLNYKAFQFNLNTYYISTEDLIQWQPGASGIWSPENIAKSQSYGVEAGLNITKTFNKQEFIFSSNYSYTVSENVETNKQLIYVPFHKANASIAYRFKRFSMFYQHMFNGEVFTTADNLKGSFYSLEPYDVANLGLNYKVIKTTKNQLDLRVNIDNLFNEIYQNVAFRPMPNRNFNIQLHYKF
- a CDS encoding YncE family protein, whose translation is MKKIIYSVLTLALLVTSCSNDDDLATPSEPLGAYEDGIIVSSEGGPSSISYVSNDFSTSENQVYFNVNGENLGVYLQSVGFHEDKAYIVVDAGTISVVNRYTFENLGTISTGLSLPRYIAFNGDTAYVSDWADPNNATDDYIAVVDLNSNTVTSSIAVSEGPEQVLVNSNKLYVSHKGGYNTNNVVTVVNTEDNTTETITVDSKPDEMAINNDGDLIVLSGGNESWTGNETQASITKIDMSNNSIISSLAFETGLHPGLMAYNNGMAYYIVNNEVFGLTDDATTLPATPLFSVSAAYAYGLSIKDNNLFVTDASFTENSTLLIYDILTGAETNSFPVGIGASKIYFN